A region of Paenibacillus sp. JNUCC-31 DNA encodes the following proteins:
- a CDS encoding sensor histidine kinase, with protein sequence MKIVSVYKNFFKNNMFMKMLFIFSMISIVTIITLSYIIFLSVSDATIRRELAIQKAAMESVDRYIHQQYESVQNMVRDMHQNEALSANITYLMNHTYAEYVQHLTNGYYANQDDYSADVLKHFQNIMDRNSDINQVMLYSAERQDLSTFNQHKQFRKLDTNVAHSYIPDVMAMETPNISAPNYWIRKEINQWDPALYAIRVPINNTQTLRNLGQFLVFFDSAGIGNALDSYESNLKGEIVVLSAKGTVLFDSNNYYYGKQYPYVNVADSLFDQTDMDSMKKERNMYVNKFVSADQGYVVVGTVPVNEMAEAYAGTRNTIVSISIICILFAVLVPAFFIINFAKRTRRIIRFTQRVKYGNLTARIDDTRDDELGQISHSFNDMLDELNQYIERVYKAEIKQKETELVALQARINPHFLYNTLEVIRMRAISQGAKDVGEMIYSLSVLFKSLVQQKKNYTLKDEMEACRLYLELFRIRYKDIFMYTIQLDPEHNQHPVVKLSLQPIIENYVVHGIQTERSDNQLSIVVEELDDVLQVEVKDNGKGIDPARLTEILEELERPEESGQMFGLRSVHTRLRFLYGPEFGITIESTLGEGTLIRVRYPHMEGTGV encoded by the coding sequence TTGAAAATTGTTAGCGTTTACAAAAATTTCTTCAAAAATAATATGTTTATGAAGATGCTGTTCATCTTCTCCATGATTTCGATTGTAACGATTATTACTTTGTCTTATATCATTTTCCTGTCGGTGTCCGACGCAACAATTCGCCGAGAGTTGGCGATTCAGAAAGCGGCGATGGAAAGTGTCGACCGTTATATTCACCAACAGTATGAATCGGTACAGAACATGGTGAGGGACATGCATCAGAATGAGGCGTTGTCAGCCAATATTACCTATCTCATGAATCACACGTACGCCGAATATGTGCAGCATCTGACGAATGGGTATTACGCGAATCAGGATGATTATTCTGCTGACGTATTGAAGCATTTTCAGAACATCATGGATCGCAATTCGGATATCAATCAAGTGATGTTATATAGTGCAGAGCGGCAGGATCTATCTACCTTCAATCAGCATAAGCAATTCAGGAAGCTGGACACCAACGTGGCTCATTCCTATATTCCTGACGTGATGGCGATGGAGACTCCAAATATCAGCGCGCCAAACTATTGGATACGCAAAGAAATAAATCAATGGGACCCGGCGCTGTATGCGATTCGTGTGCCCATCAACAATACACAGACCCTTCGAAATTTGGGACAGTTCCTCGTTTTCTTTGACTCTGCGGGCATTGGCAATGCTCTCGACAGTTATGAAAGTAACCTTAAGGGAGAAATTGTGGTGCTATCAGCCAAGGGCACGGTATTGTTCGACTCCAACAACTACTATTACGGGAAGCAATATCCGTATGTGAATGTGGCCGATTCATTGTTTGACCAGACCGACATGGATTCGATGAAAAAGGAGCGGAACATGTATGTGAACAAGTTTGTCTCGGCGGATCAGGGATATGTGGTTGTTGGCACGGTTCCTGTGAATGAGATGGCTGAAGCCTACGCGGGTACACGCAATACAATCGTTTCGATTAGCATCATATGTATCCTGTTTGCCGTATTGGTTCCGGCGTTTTTCATTATTAATTTTGCTAAACGCACCCGCCGAATCATTCGTTTCACCCAAAGGGTGAAATACGGCAATCTGACAGCACGCATCGATGATACCCGTGATGATGAGCTGGGACAGATCTCGCACAGCTTTAACGATATGCTGGATGAACTTAATCAGTATATTGAACGGGTCTACAAAGCCGAGATTAAACAGAAGGAGACGGAACTAGTTGCACTTCAGGCTCGAATTAATCCTCACTTTCTCTATAACACCCTTGAGGTTATTCGGATGAGGGCGATTTCGCAGGGAGCGAAGGATGTCGGTGAGATGATCTACAGTTTATCCGTGTTATTCAAGAGCCTCGTTCAGCAAAAGAAAAACTATACACTGAAGGATGAGATGGAAGCTTGCCGTTTATATCTGGAGTTGTTCCGGATTCGCTATAAGGATATTTTCATGTATACAATTCAGTTGGACCCTGAACATAACCAACATCCGGTGGTCAAACTATCCCTGCAACCGATTATTGAAAATTATGTGGTGCATGGCATTCAAACAGAACGTTCCGATAACCAATTATCGATTGTTGTTGAAGAGTTGGACGACGTATTACAGGTAGAGGTTAAAGATAACGGCAAAGGCATTGATCCTGCGCGCCTGACAGAGATTCTTGAAGAACTGGAACGCCCGGAAGAATCGGGCCAGATGTTCGGACTGCGCAGTGTCCACACCCGTTTACGTTTCTTATATGGACCGGAATTCGGCATCACGATCGAGAGTACACTCGGAGAAGGAACCCTGATCAGGGTTCGTTATCCTCATATGGAAGGGACAGGTGTTTAA
- a CDS encoding endo-beta-N-acetylglucosaminidase, which yields MTRKHKPKGFIPKVTAMMLTSALLGQVIASSVYAGDTLPYTGESAKGMNQPYQHGYTAAQILNWTPESDIHGDLLRAHVPLQPRNDAFAATQAYPELNPDTQLFTMSGDYGNAFFDSTPYTNEFSQYLFNYWQYTDYYSYWHGMASAGVPEELYDPNKDWTEKYFEFGILNIPNPAYTNAAHKNGVRSIANIFFSDNDRGPQTYKQMLVQDEDGNFPVAAKLVEMAKYYNYDGYFFNQEEVAKGVAPEDIPSYKKFMKYLRDNGLYVQWYDSTINTTGKIQYQNQFNGLNSPFVQDSALGRVSDSIFLNYVWNHDMLRDSRNHAVSLGLDPLETVFAGIEGGNDQFGRWKQLYDLRNNLDENGQPMNSIATLGADFTHNALDEEMGDGSTNHRAEDKYQWMTFVRDRAWWSGPNQDPTNARRTSSADLSDVYASGTKWDGIAAYLTERSVIHGSNFVTNFNTGHGLKYYEDGTVSNETEWSNINIQDIPVTWQWWMDSQGDKLTVDFDYGPTYEKGARYTYDSIGAFNGGSSLVVNGRLNKDNFLRLYKTDLSINAQSKLELTYNKPSVSDASSMQVGLIFEDEPTKVVKVNVPESGQHTDEWKTTTLDLSAYQGKTIAAFGLSFDPNGTTIENYQMNIGEIRISDGSAAKPNAPTGFHIAKALTNTDELVVEWDIEDYSKVKQYNLYENGVYVGGVYDSTFYIKSLKQPTGELSIRAVGPDGTESEATVLPYDLNAAVQDIDVKFKSNGDAIVRWKNPKKNNDKEPIQLTLQTEYAKEPFTKTLQVKKGKQSATLTGLPTNGEHYVLNIAIGKQNPVTITGQLADTQITPYAKEKVTVKDGKYTLALPELEDWYKIYIYENEVPREFGVTYVSQKFPYIIRGRTKLSELTFTPASSSSSLKLVIEDYAGNKATTILR from the coding sequence ATGACACGCAAACACAAACCCAAAGGCTTCATTCCCAAGGTAACTGCAATGATGCTCACGTCAGCTCTGCTTGGACAGGTCATTGCCTCATCCGTTTATGCCGGAGACACGCTCCCTTACACAGGTGAAAGTGCCAAAGGGATGAACCAGCCCTATCAGCATGGCTACACCGCTGCCCAGATTCTGAATTGGACACCCGAAAGTGATATCCATGGTGATCTGCTTCGTGCCCATGTACCTTTGCAACCTCGCAATGATGCATTTGCTGCAACGCAAGCTTATCCCGAACTCAACCCCGACACCCAACTGTTTACCATGAGTGGCGATTATGGTAATGCCTTCTTTGATAGTACCCCTTACACGAACGAGTTCAGTCAGTACCTCTTTAATTATTGGCAGTATACAGACTATTACAGCTATTGGCATGGCATGGCTTCTGCGGGTGTACCAGAAGAATTGTACGATCCAAATAAAGACTGGACGGAAAAATACTTCGAGTTTGGCATTTTGAATATTCCCAATCCGGCCTATACCAATGCAGCACACAAAAATGGCGTCCGGTCCATCGCCAATATTTTCTTCTCCGACAATGACCGTGGACCCCAAACCTACAAACAGATGCTTGTGCAGGATGAAGACGGAAATTTCCCTGTTGCTGCAAAGCTGGTCGAAATGGCGAAATATTATAACTACGACGGATATTTCTTCAATCAGGAAGAAGTCGCGAAAGGCGTTGCCCCCGAAGATATCCCTTCCTACAAGAAATTCATGAAATATCTCAGGGACAACGGGTTATATGTTCAATGGTATGACTCCACTATCAATACAACGGGCAAAATTCAATACCAGAACCAGTTTAATGGACTTAACAGTCCATTTGTGCAAGATTCTGCATTAGGCCGAGTCTCGGATTCGATCTTCCTGAATTACGTATGGAACCATGACATGCTGCGTGATTCTCGCAATCATGCCGTTAGCCTGGGACTCGACCCACTGGAAACGGTATTTGCCGGTATCGAAGGTGGGAATGACCAGTTCGGCCGCTGGAAGCAGCTCTACGATTTGCGCAACAATCTGGACGAGAACGGCCAGCCGATGAACAGTATTGCAACGCTTGGTGCCGACTTTACCCATAATGCCCTGGATGAAGAGATGGGCGATGGCAGCACCAATCATAGAGCCGAAGATAAGTACCAGTGGATGACCTTTGTGCGCGACCGCGCCTGGTGGTCAGGTCCGAATCAGGACCCAACCAACGCACGCCGTACATCATCCGCCGATCTGTCCGATGTGTACGCTTCCGGTACAAAATGGGACGGCATCGCCGCTTATCTTACCGAACGCTCTGTCATTCATGGCTCCAATTTTGTGACCAACTTCAATACAGGCCATGGGCTGAAATATTATGAAGACGGCACGGTTTCCAATGAAACCGAATGGTCCAATATCAATATTCAGGATATCCCGGTCACCTGGCAATGGTGGATGGATAGCCAAGGTGACAAACTGACGGTTGATTTTGACTATGGTCCAACCTATGAGAAAGGTGCTCGCTATACTTACGATTCCATTGGTGCGTTCAACGGCGGCAGCTCTCTGGTCGTGAACGGGCGTCTGAATAAGGACAATTTCCTGCGACTGTACAAGACGGATCTGTCCATCAATGCACAATCCAAACTGGAACTCACCTATAACAAACCGTCTGTCAGCGACGCTTCGTCCATGCAAGTTGGACTGATCTTCGAAGATGAACCAACCAAGGTGGTCAAAGTTAATGTGCCTGAATCAGGCCAGCATACGGATGAATGGAAAACCACTACACTGGATTTGAGCGCATACCAAGGAAAGACCATTGCAGCTTTCGGTCTATCCTTCGACCCTAATGGCACTACAATTGAGAATTATCAAATGAACATTGGTGAGATCCGTATCTCCGATGGTTCTGCCGCCAAACCGAATGCTCCAACCGGATTCCATATTGCCAAAGCACTGACCAACACCGATGAGTTGGTTGTCGAATGGGATATCGAGGACTATTCCAAGGTTAAGCAATATAACCTGTATGAGAACGGTGTCTATGTCGGTGGTGTGTATGACTCCACATTTTATATTAAATCGCTCAAACAACCCACGGGTGAACTGTCCATTCGGGCTGTAGGCCCAGATGGTACCGAGAGTGAAGCAACCGTCCTGCCGTATGATCTGAATGCAGCTGTTCAGGACATTGATGTCAAATTCAAGAGCAATGGCGATGCCATTGTCCGTTGGAAAAACCCGAAAAAGAACAACGATAAAGAACCCATCCAGCTTACACTTCAAACTGAATATGCGAAGGAACCTTTCACCAAGACACTTCAGGTCAAAAAAGGAAAACAGTCTGCTACTTTGACCGGCCTTCCGACCAATGGTGAACATTACGTTCTGAATATTGCCATTGGCAAACAGAATCCAGTGACAATTACCGGACAGCTTGCAGATACTCAGATTACACCATACGCCAAGGAAAAGGTCACGGTAAAGGATGGAAAGTACACCCTCGCATTGCCTGAGTTGGAGGATTGGTACAAGATTTATATCTATGAAAATGAGGTACCCCGTGAATTCGGAGTGACTTACGTATCGCAGAAATTCCCTTATATCATTCGGGGCAGAACGAAGCTGAGCGAACTTACCTTCACACCTGCGTCCAGCAGCAGCTCACTGAAGCTGGTTATTGAAGATTATGCTGGCAACAAGGCAACGACAATTTTGCGATAA
- a CDS encoding DinB family protein: protein MLQQPYPLYDYHVWANDRLFTHLEQLPEDAFHAEVTSVFPSVSQTFGHMYLFEQLYMLVLAEVPNEDIFPKISGWTEEAQGKTVNEMRELFGSVTERFRDLLRHTPDPHKKMTIEHPKYGKMETRFSDILQHVVNHGTYHRGNVTAMLRQQGYSGVPTDYMFYLLEQHNDKR from the coding sequence ATGCTTCAACAACCTTACCCATTGTATGACTATCATGTTTGGGCGAACGATCGGTTGTTCACACACTTGGAACAGCTCCCGGAGGATGCTTTCCATGCGGAAGTGACGAGCGTATTTCCATCCGTGTCACAAACATTCGGGCACATGTATTTGTTCGAACAGCTTTATATGTTAGTGCTCGCTGAAGTTCCGAACGAGGACATTTTTCCGAAGATCTCGGGTTGGACAGAGGAAGCGCAGGGCAAAACCGTGAATGAGATGCGGGAGCTGTTTGGCAGCGTTACAGAGCGGTTCCGCGATTTACTGCGGCATACGCCTGACCCCCACAAGAAGATGACGATTGAGCATCCGAAATACGGTAAAATGGAAACACGTTTTTCCGACATCCTGCAGCATGTTGTCAACCACGGAACATATCACCGGGGCAATGTGACCGCGATGTTAAGGCAGCAAGGTTACTCCGGCGTGCCAACGGATTATATGTTTTATTTGTTGGAACAGCATAATGATAAACGGTAA
- a CDS encoding helix-turn-helix transcriptional regulator: MAKWDNMLSMLWMLRSGRKYTAAQIADSLEISVRTVYRYIDALCASGVPVVAESGHDGGIRILESFKETPLFFNALELKGLVDAFKFAQGAGYPYAEELEYALKKVENGLHEEQRHDLSRQTSSLDVVSSARAPSVVPLLRNLEQATNGGRTVRMVYRKANAEQANEREVDPYGLAYNRNEWYVVGFCQRSQAMRTFRVERIEQLELTEARFDKPERFSAAAFFREQSERAREADGPLAAIRIEGEPDKLNAVCSHWHMRHYLVERTDREARFLLDVPTMNRYLPTYLMTFGTAIHIREPLELKRRIQELAYGIAKHYEDDRD, translated from the coding sequence ATGGCAAAATGGGATAACATGCTGTCTATGCTGTGGATGCTTCGATCCGGAAGAAAGTACACTGCCGCGCAAATCGCGGACAGTTTGGAGATCAGTGTCCGCACTGTGTACCGATATATCGACGCATTATGTGCCAGTGGCGTGCCGGTCGTTGCGGAATCGGGTCATGATGGTGGCATTCGTATTCTGGAGAGTTTCAAGGAGACACCATTATTCTTCAACGCCTTAGAGTTAAAGGGTCTTGTGGACGCGTTTAAATTTGCGCAGGGTGCAGGCTATCCATACGCGGAGGAGCTGGAATACGCGTTGAAAAAGGTCGAGAACGGACTGCACGAAGAACAGCGTCATGATCTTTCCCGTCAGACGAGCAGCCTGGATGTAGTTTCTTCGGCGCGTGCGCCTTCTGTCGTTCCGTTGTTGCGGAACTTGGAACAAGCGACGAACGGCGGACGAACTGTTCGTATGGTTTATCGCAAAGCAAATGCGGAGCAGGCTAACGAACGTGAAGTCGATCCATATGGGCTGGCTTACAACCGAAACGAATGGTACGTTGTTGGGTTCTGCCAACGGTCGCAGGCAATGCGAACCTTCCGCGTCGAACGTATCGAGCAGCTGGAGCTAACCGAAGCGAGATTTGACAAGCCGGAGCGTTTCTCAGCGGCCGCCTTTTTCCGCGAACAGTCCGAGCGAGCACGAGAGGCAGACGGACCGCTGGCTGCGATTCGCATTGAGGGGGAGCCTGACAAGCTGAATGCGGTTTGCAGCCACTGGCATATGCGTCACTATTTGGTGGAACGAACCGATCGGGAGGCGCGGTTTCTGCTCGATGTTCCGACGATGAACAGGTACCTTCCGACATATCTGATGACGTTCGGCACGGCCATTCACATCCGGGAACCACTGGAGCTGAAGCGTCGGATCCAGGAACTGGCATACGGTATTGCCAAACATTATGAAGACGATCGGGATTGA
- a CDS encoding replication initiation and membrane attachment family protein produces MRMTNMHHYTEHHRYCVYREFGLSALDDRMLTGAYQPMVGAFAVGLYRLLFQHLPGEQVGYSALEQQRRLFMTLGLEPSEKGRKYLVEQASKLEAVGLLQTARLYIPENDDYIYEYELQPPLSPAEFFRTQHLTLLLRDKIGKFAVLSLRSGFSAIESGEAPYPAANKENISVPFYDIFELNTHVIDYELEQALSEVSTSAQRSGTTGAAEENSLNYADIILRFPRESVNRRHVEQLRFDHEQLGIVNYVVNKFNLSVQDVCRLLDEDDIFNPQGQLVLDDLQHKASLQFRQTKKRHEQQTVQAAKVVALRQHMEEPERKEDSGEPPVEHVVQMEYYVEVPPQFSTKCDIHQYNMMLRNEPYTRLLQTFFPGAVPDNLVDIFEKIDLSYKLPGEVINVLIHYLMALLVSGGEQRINRNFVEAIASNMLLKQVNSYEKAVQYIRDQAKVKGKQAAGAAGTRSRTYGKGTKAKPEIPIVQDIGAEGNAVSEEEFEEMMRFAQQMQASKQKGTS; encoded by the coding sequence ATGCGCATGACCAATATGCACCATTATACTGAACATCATCGCTACTGCGTATACAGGGAGTTTGGACTTAGTGCCCTGGATGACCGTATGCTTACCGGAGCGTATCAGCCCATGGTAGGTGCCTTTGCGGTTGGCTTGTATCGACTGCTTTTTCAGCATCTTCCAGGTGAACAGGTCGGTTACTCGGCGCTTGAGCAGCAACGGAGGCTGTTCATGACACTTGGACTTGAGCCAAGCGAGAAAGGACGAAAGTATTTGGTGGAGCAGGCATCCAAGCTGGAGGCTGTGGGACTGCTTCAGACGGCAAGGCTGTATATTCCGGAAAATGATGATTACATCTATGAATATGAGCTGCAGCCGCCGCTCTCTCCGGCAGAATTTTTCCGCACACAGCATTTGACACTGCTGCTTCGTGACAAGATCGGCAAGTTCGCCGTACTTTCACTACGTTCCGGTTTTTCAGCCATAGAGAGCGGTGAAGCACCTTACCCGGCAGCTAATAAAGAGAATATTTCTGTTCCTTTTTACGATATATTTGAATTGAACACCCATGTCATTGATTACGAACTCGAGCAGGCATTGTCGGAAGTGTCGACTTCGGCCCAGCGCAGCGGAACAACGGGTGCAGCCGAGGAGAACAGCTTGAATTATGCCGACATAATCTTGCGTTTTCCGCGTGAGTCGGTCAATCGTCGTCATGTAGAACAGCTGCGGTTCGATCATGAGCAGCTCGGCATTGTGAATTATGTGGTGAACAAGTTCAATCTCAGCGTACAGGATGTATGTCGTTTGTTGGATGAGGATGATATCTTCAACCCACAGGGACAACTCGTGCTGGATGATCTTCAACACAAGGCAAGCCTGCAGTTCAGACAGACCAAGAAGCGGCATGAGCAGCAAACGGTACAGGCAGCGAAGGTTGTGGCTCTAAGACAGCATATGGAGGAGCCTGAGCGGAAAGAGGATTCTGGTGAACCACCAGTCGAACACGTCGTGCAGATGGAATACTACGTCGAAGTGCCTCCGCAATTTTCGACCAAGTGTGATATTCATCAATACAACATGATGCTGCGCAATGAGCCTTACACACGACTGCTTCAAACGTTCTTCCCTGGAGCCGTACCGGACAACCTGGTGGACATTTTTGAGAAAATCGATCTCAGCTACAAATTGCCTGGTGAAGTGATTAATGTGCTGATTCATTATTTGATGGCATTGCTTGTATCCGGCGGTGAGCAAAGAATTAACCGCAACTTCGTTGAGGCCATTGCCTCCAACATGCTGCTTAAGCAGGTGAACTCCTATGAGAAGGCGGTACAATATATTCGCGACCAAGCCAAGGTCAAAGGCAAACAAGCTGCTGGTGCAGCTGGAACCCGTTCCCGTACATACGGCAAAGGAACCAAAGCCAAACCCGAAATTCCGATTGTACAAGACATAGGCGCCGAAGGTAATGCAGTATCCGAAGAAGAGTTCGAAGAGATGATGAGGTTTGCCCAGCAGATGCAGGCGAGTAAACAAAAGGGAACTTCATAA
- a CDS encoding YuiB family protein: MQFIPVLVLMVLFFVMMFGIGFILNMLMKTTWFPSYLFIIVILPVVVYSLWDHTASLMSHLGSFHIVDYMTGIAGLAGAIISGWTIRKLRLGGYKMF; encoded by the coding sequence ATGCAGTTCATACCTGTGCTGGTATTGATGGTATTATTTTTTGTTATGATGTTTGGTATCGGTTTCATTCTGAATATGCTGATGAAGACAACCTGGTTCCCTTCCTATCTGTTCATCATCGTCATTCTGCCTGTCGTCGTATATTCCCTGTGGGATCATACGGCATCGCTGATGTCACATTTGGGATCTTTCCATATTGTAGACTATATGACAGGCATAGCTGGACTGGCAGGAGCAATCATTAGTGGCTGGACCATTCGCAAACTTCGTCTGGGTGGATACAAAATGTTTTAA
- the hemQ gene encoding hydrogen peroxide-dependent heme synthase — MNEAASTLEGWYALHDFRSINWAAWKAADDEERAVALDELEEFWKEWKEVENSSQGSTVVYTVVGQKADLVMMHLRETLEDLKAVENAFNKTMFAQYTTKSYSYVSVVELSNYLGKEGEDPMQNPEIIARLKPVLPQRQYICFYPMNKKRELNDNWYMLSMDERRSMMRSHGMIGRSYAGKVKQIITGSVGFDDWEWGVTLFADDALQFKKLVYEMRFDEVSARYGEFGSFYVGSLLNEETLEDMLKL; from the coding sequence ATGAACGAAGCCGCATCAACACTGGAGGGCTGGTACGCCCTGCATGACTTCCGCTCGATTAACTGGGCCGCCTGGAAAGCTGCCGATGATGAGGAACGTGCCGTAGCACTGGACGAGCTGGAGGAATTCTGGAAAGAATGGAAGGAAGTCGAGAATTCATCCCAAGGGAGCACAGTCGTGTATACGGTTGTAGGCCAAAAAGCTGACCTTGTCATGATGCATCTGCGTGAAACGCTGGAAGATCTGAAGGCCGTTGAGAATGCCTTCAACAAAACGATGTTTGCCCAGTACACGACCAAATCGTATTCTTACGTCAGCGTAGTGGAACTGAGTAACTATTTGGGCAAAGAAGGCGAAGACCCTATGCAGAACCCGGAAATCATCGCCCGTCTCAAGCCGGTCCTGCCACAGCGACAATATATCTGTTTCTACCCGATGAACAAAAAACGCGAGCTGAACGACAACTGGTACATGCTCTCCATGGATGAGCGCCGCTCGATGATGCGCAGCCATGGCATGATCGGTCGCAGTTATGCTGGTAAAGTGAAACAGATCATTACTGGCTCCGTTGGTTTCGACGACTGGGAATGGGGCGTTACGCTGTTTGCGGATGATGCACTTCAATTCAAGAAGCTCGTATACGAGATGCGCTTTGACGAAGTCAGTGCCCGTTATGGCGAATTCGGCTCTTTCTATGTGGGAAGCCTGCTGAACGAAGAAACACTGGAAGACATGCTCAAGCTGTAG
- a CDS encoding NAD(P)/FAD-dependent oxidoreductase: MSSIPKIVILGAGYGGILTAQRLQKELNYNEADVTLVNRHDYHYITTHLHMPAAGTDTIEHARVPISKLIDEFKIDLVKSSVKEIRLQDRKIILEDGTLSYDYLIIGLGGEPETFGIPGMLDHAMTIRSINSVRRIREHIEYQFAMYKNDNKRNRIRFVVGGAGFSGVEFVAELADRIPQLCKEFDVNPKNVHIYNVEAAPSALPGFDPELVEHAMNVLKKKGVTFKIGVPIKQCLPDGVIVGEGEKLDAATVVWTGGIRGNALLEQAGLEVMRGRVKVDEYLRAPGHEHVYVIGDNSLVFNNEGRPYPPTAQIAMQQGVNCAKNVVAAIRKKQPEPFEFTSKGTVASLGKGEAIAVVGGKKYKGWKAAQLKKLVDLRYLFIIGGIPLVLKKGRFFG; this comes from the coding sequence ATGAGCAGTATTCCCAAAATCGTCATCCTCGGCGCGGGCTATGGCGGGATTCTGACAGCCCAGCGGCTGCAGAAAGAATTGAATTATAACGAAGCCGATGTCACATTGGTGAACCGGCATGATTATCATTATATCACCACACATCTACATATGCCGGCAGCTGGCACAGATACCATTGAACATGCAAGGGTTCCCATTTCGAAGCTGATTGACGAGTTCAAGATTGATCTGGTCAAGTCTTCGGTGAAAGAGATTCGCCTGCAGGATCGGAAGATTATTCTGGAGGACGGCACGTTATCCTATGATTATCTGATCATTGGGCTGGGTGGAGAACCGGAGACCTTCGGTATTCCCGGCATGCTTGACCATGCGATGACCATTCGCAGCATTAACTCGGTCAGACGGATTCGTGAACATATCGAATATCAATTTGCCATGTACAAAAACGATAATAAGCGTAACCGCATTCGTTTTGTTGTGGGTGGTGCGGGCTTTAGTGGTGTCGAATTCGTGGCTGAACTTGCAGATCGAATTCCACAGCTCTGCAAGGAATTCGATGTGAATCCCAAAAATGTGCACATTTATAATGTGGAAGCTGCACCCTCAGCCCTCCCGGGTTTTGATCCGGAGCTGGTAGAACATGCGATGAACGTGTTGAAGAAAAAAGGGGTTACTTTCAAAATCGGTGTTCCGATTAAGCAATGTTTGCCAGATGGGGTCATTGTGGGTGAAGGAGAAAAACTGGATGCAGCAACGGTCGTATGGACCGGTGGTATTCGGGGTAACGCTTTGCTTGAACAAGCTGGCCTTGAAGTAATGCGTGGACGGGTGAAAGTCGATGAATATCTGCGTGCCCCAGGGCATGAGCATGTCTACGTCATCGGTGACAATTCACTGGTGTTTAACAACGAAGGGCGGCCTTATCCGCCAACCGCTCAGATCGCAATGCAGCAGGGTGTTAACTGTGCCAAAAACGTTGTCGCAGCCATCCGCAAGAAGCAGCCCGAGCCTTTTGAATTTACAAGTAAAGGTACGGTAGCCTCACTGGGGAAAGGTGAAGCTATCGCCGTCGTAGGCGGTAAGAAATACAAAGGATGGAAGGCAGCTCAGCTGAAGAAGCTGGTGGATCTCCGGTATTTGTTTATCATCGGTGGTATTCCCCTGGTACTGAAGAAAGGGCGGTTTTTTGGATGA
- a CDS encoding NAD(P)/FAD-dependent oxidoreductase, translated as MTDLLIIGGGPAGLFAAFYGGMRQASVTLVESMPQLGGQLAALYPEKYIYDVAGFPKVTAQELVNNLVEQMNHFNPNIRLEEKVVSVEKLEERHFVVKTDVNEYHAKAVIITAGVGAFEPRRLELEGAAKFEKTNLHYFISDLNAFAGKKVLISGGGDSAVDWALMLEPIAEQVTLIHRRDKFRAHEHSVENLMNSKVNVVTPTEITELHGEDRITKVTLAHVKTKETQEIEVDDVIVNFGFVSSLGPIAEWGIEIDSNSIVVDSRMETSIPGIYAAGDITTYPGKLKLIAVGFGEAPTAVNNAKVYFDPDAKLSPGHSSNMKR; from the coding sequence ATGACCGATTTGCTTATTATTGGTGGCGGCCCTGCGGGCCTGTTCGCCGCATTTTACGGAGGAATGCGCCAGGCATCCGTTACTTTGGTTGAGAGTATGCCACAACTTGGTGGACAACTTGCCGCCCTCTATCCTGAGAAATACATCTATGATGTAGCCGGGTTCCCGAAAGTTACCGCTCAGGAACTGGTGAATAACCTGGTGGAGCAAATGAATCATTTTAATCCGAACATCCGCCTGGAAGAAAAGGTTGTGTCCGTAGAGAAACTAGAAGAACGTCATTTCGTCGTAAAAACCGATGTGAATGAATACCATGCCAAAGCCGTAATCATCACTGCGGGTGTGGGTGCATTCGAACCCCGTCGTCTGGAGCTTGAAGGTGCAGCCAAATTTGAAAAAACCAATCTGCACTACTTCATCAGTGATCTGAACGCCTTTGCCGGCAAAAAAGTACTCATCAGCGGTGGAGGCGACTCCGCTGTAGACTGGGCGCTTATGCTTGAGCCGATCGCTGAGCAGGTAACTCTAATTCATCGCCGCGACAAATTCCGTGCCCATGAGCACAGTGTCGAAAACCTGATGAATTCCAAAGTGAACGTGGTTACACCTACCGAAATCACGGAACTTCATGGGGAAGACCGCATTACGAAGGTGACTTTGGCTCACGTCAAAACGAAAGAAACACAGGAAATTGAAGTCGATGATGTCATTGTCAATTTTGGCTTCGTATCTTCCTTGGGACCCATCGCAGAGTGGGGCATTGAGATCGACAGCAACTCCATTGTGGTCGATTCCCGCATGGAAACATCGATTCCCGGCATCTATGCTGCAGGAGATATTACAACCTATCCAGGCAAGCTGAAACTGATTGCTGTCGGATTCGGTGAAGCACCAACCGCAGTCAACAATGCCAAGGTTTACTTCGACCCAGATGCCAAGTTATCCCCGGGACACAGCAGTAACATGAAGCGCTAA